A genomic stretch from Phycisphaerae bacterium includes:
- a CDS encoding FAD-dependent oxidoreductase, whose translation MTEVRRVVGKRNSPERVVETDLTVAGAGLAGVAAALSAARLGMRVALVTDRSVLGGNASKEVRLDANGATWFGLYRRESGIIEELLLENLHRNAQANIEIWDMLLLDAVRREKRIQVFFDTAVFEATKRGRRLQSVSGFQTTTGRKLDFRSPWFVDSTGDGTVGYLAGASFMRGREDRRQFGESSAATRADRATMGNSLLMSFRRTDHRIDFRPPSFAHPIATICKMIERSQLRLHDVQQYDRWAVAFWWIEYGGLLDTIADAEEIRVELERIAWGVYDYIKNSGCVKDVENLDLAWMQSCPGKRESRRFIGGHVLTENDILNGTRFRDAVAYGGWPMDDHPPEGFWGDRSSISRPVNPYDIPLRSLYARDLDNLFLAGRDISVSHLAFSSTRVMATCAQMGQAVGTAAFLCRKWRCPPRRMALEEARIAELQDSLIRNDATILDTPYDIRKNKARLATITASSTFGLQNTRTLRRAPLADDAYFLCYVKEGMQRILFKADARRDANCRIEIYQSPPIAYAPGELIDTQTVPLPAGRNRWFAVSLKSVRSDGPVFIRLRRNPNLDLHYGGSPFTLFTAVDRKEGSFDDVRHTKYTQAADNLCFRTDPPVCVHAASQVINGHTRPALRPNSWISQPGEAIAWLALSWPVPTTIRRVDLFFNPDFNGRINNSSRNPIPLRSTLVRDYTIRCRQPRGWNTLCRVRDNYQRWNRHELPKTIETTDVRIEFEATWGVDYSEVFEAIVY comes from the coding sequence ATGACTGAGGTTCGGCGCGTGGTCGGCAAACGCAACTCTCCCGAGCGGGTCGTGGAGACGGATCTGACCGTCGCGGGTGCCGGCTTGGCTGGTGTGGCCGCCGCCTTGAGCGCCGCTCGGCTCGGTATGCGCGTGGCACTGGTCACTGACCGCTCCGTTCTCGGCGGCAACGCAAGCAAGGAAGTGCGCCTCGACGCCAACGGGGCGACCTGGTTCGGGCTCTATCGCCGCGAATCGGGCATCATTGAGGAACTCCTGCTCGAGAATCTCCACCGCAACGCCCAGGCCAATATCGAGATCTGGGATATGCTGCTCCTGGACGCCGTCCGCCGAGAGAAACGCATTCAGGTCTTCTTCGACACGGCGGTTTTCGAAGCAACCAAACGCGGCCGGCGACTCCAATCGGTCTCCGGTTTCCAGACCACCACCGGCCGGAAGCTCGACTTCCGATCACCGTGGTTCGTGGACTCGACCGGCGACGGCACCGTCGGCTATCTGGCCGGGGCCAGCTTCATGCGAGGACGCGAGGATCGGCGACAATTCGGAGAATCCTCTGCTGCGACGAGGGCCGACAGGGCGACCATGGGCAACTCGCTGCTCATGTCGTTCCGCAGGACAGATCACAGGATCGACTTCCGACCGCCGAGCTTCGCCCATCCGATCGCGACCATATGCAAGATGATCGAACGGAGCCAATTACGGTTACACGACGTTCAGCAATACGATCGCTGGGCGGTGGCGTTCTGGTGGATCGAGTATGGCGGCCTTCTTGACACCATCGCCGATGCCGAGGAGATCCGGGTAGAGCTCGAACGGATCGCCTGGGGCGTGTACGACTACATCAAGAACAGCGGTTGCGTCAAAGACGTTGAGAACCTCGATCTGGCCTGGATGCAAAGCTGTCCCGGCAAACGCGAGTCGCGGCGATTCATCGGCGGCCACGTCCTCACCGAGAATGACATCCTCAACGGTACTCGATTCCGCGACGCAGTCGCCTACGGCGGCTGGCCGATGGACGATCATCCACCGGAGGGCTTCTGGGGCGATCGCAGCTCCATCTCACGCCCCGTGAATCCTTACGACATTCCGCTTCGTTCGCTCTACGCGAGAGATCTCGACAACCTCTTCCTGGCGGGACGCGACATCAGCGTCAGCCATCTCGCCTTCTCCTCGACACGAGTCATGGCGACGTGCGCCCAGATGGGCCAGGCGGTCGGTACGGCCGCGTTTCTCTGCCGGAAGTGGCGATGCCCGCCGCGGCGGATGGCATTGGAGGAGGCTAGGATCGCCGAGCTGCAGGACTCGTTGATTCGCAATGATGCCACCATTCTGGACACTCCTTACGACATCCGGAAGAACAAGGCCCGCCTCGCGACGATCACTGCCTCGTCAACGTTCGGCCTCCAGAACACACGAACGCTTCGCCGTGCGCCGCTCGCGGATGACGCATATTTCCTCTGCTACGTCAAGGAAGGCATGCAGCGTATCCTGTTCAAGGCCGATGCCCGCCGAGACGCGAACTGCCGCATTGAGATCTATCAGTCGCCGCCGATCGCGTACGCTCCCGGCGAGCTGATCGATACCCAGACAGTCCCGCTCCCGGCTGGCCGAAACCGATGGTTTGCCGTCTCGCTGAAGAGCGTGCGATCAGACGGGCCGGTCTTCATCAGACTGCGCCGCAATCCGAATCTCGACTTGCACTATGGCGGCAGCCCGTTCACGCTATTCACCGCGGTCGATCGAAAGGAGGGCAGTTTCGACGATGTTCGGCATACCAAGTACACGCAAGCGGCGGACAATCTATGCTTCAGAACTGATCCTCCCGTTTGTGTTCACGCTGCGTCACAAGTGATCAACGGCCACACCCGTCCAGCCCTTCGACCGAACAGTTGGATCAGCCAGCCCGGCGAGGCGATTGCCTGGCTCGCACTCAGTTGGCCTGTCCCCACCACGATCCGCCGCGTCGATCTCTTCTTCAATCCCGATTTCAACGGGAGAATCAACAACTCCAGCCGCAACCCCATTCCTTTGAGGTCGACGCTGGTCAGAGACTACACGATTCGATGTCGCCAGCCGCGCGGATGGAACACTCTTTGCCGGGTACGAGACAACTACCAGCGATGGAACCGCCATGAATTGCCAAAGACCATCGAAACGACCGACGTGCGGATCGAGTTCGAGGCCACTTGGGGTGTCGACTACTCCGAGGTGTTTGAGGCGATTGTCTACTGA
- a CDS encoding class I SAM-dependent methyltransferase has product MSGELTSSVVVCPDPETPALRARAAVLAGRLQLPLAALPVAARLLVLAVTGERLELREGGVCRSRPIFVDLVSGHPVRGRQDVGLADRLIARAIGFKGKPLIIVDATAGLGRDSRVMASLGCSVTAVERSPVLFALLADGLDRAGSDAEVGRAFRGRLRLVEGDARSELARLAEDQRPDVVYIDPMFPPSGKSALAKKEMRICRMVVGDDPDAGGLVRVAMQAARLRVVVKRWLRVPPLGEKPDIVYRGKTIRYDVYLPGLAKPATANA; this is encoded by the coding sequence ATGTCCGGCGAATTGACGAGTTCCGTTGTTGTCTGTCCGGATCCGGAGACGCCGGCCTTGCGCGCCCGGGCCGCGGTGCTGGCCGGTCGGCTGCAGCTCCCGTTGGCGGCATTGCCGGTTGCCGCACGCCTGCTGGTTCTCGCCGTGACTGGTGAGCGGTTGGAGCTCCGGGAAGGTGGGGTCTGCAGGAGCCGGCCGATCTTTGTCGACTTGGTTTCAGGTCATCCGGTTCGTGGGCGCCAGGACGTCGGCTTGGCCGACCGCCTCATTGCCCGAGCGATCGGCTTCAAGGGCAAGCCGCTGATCATCGTGGACGCGACTGCCGGATTGGGACGCGATTCGCGGGTCATGGCATCGCTGGGTTGCAGCGTCACGGCAGTGGAACGGTCACCGGTGTTGTTCGCCTTGCTGGCTGACGGGCTGGATCGCGCCGGATCCGACGCCGAGGTGGGCCGGGCTTTTCGAGGGCGATTGCGGCTGGTGGAGGGAGACGCTCGGAGCGAGCTGGCGCGGCTGGCCGAGGATCAGCGGCCAGACGTGGTGTACATCGATCCGATGTTCCCGCCGAGCGGGAAATCGGCGTTGGCCAAGAAGGAGATGCGCATCTGCCGGATGGTGGTCGGCGACGATCCCGATGCCGGTGGGCTCGTTCGGGTCGCCATGCAGGCGGCACGGCTGCGCGTGGTGGTGAAGCGGTGGCTGCGTGTGCCCCCGCTTGGCGAAAAGCCGGACATTGTGTACCGCGGGAAGACCATCCGGTACGACGTCTACTTGCCTGGTCTGGCGAAGCCCGCGACCGCAAACGCGTAG
- a CDS encoding family 78 glycoside hydrolase catalytic domain, with translation MAILIVSAVLVGSAYAEVRPERLRCEYADNPLGVDVCRPRLSWVLKSDERGQVQTAYQVLVASTEEVLQSDQGDLWDTGKVAANDTLNVVYAGKPLQSGQRVFWKVRAWDRDDKPSAYSGSTWWEAALFDAKDWTGTWIARGGPAPEKPEDFYQDDPAPLFRKTFLVDKPVRTARAYVTGLGYYELHLNGRKVDDRVLDPGWTTYSKRVLYSVYDVTEQLKQGPNAVGIIVGNGWYNPLPMKMWATYNLRDFLTIGRPRTLLQLNIDFADGSRQSVVTDASWKVGDSPILRNSVYLGEVYDARRETPGWDRPDCDDRSWPSAIVAPEPLGGLHVQSQPPIRVTRTLKPVKLTEPRPGVFIFDMGQNFAGWVRLRVKGEAGDRVVLRYGELLYPDGTLNFMTSVAGQIKTAKPPATTAGESSPSTKIVSMGGPGAPDIAWQRETYILKGGAEEVYTPRFTFHGFRYVEVTGYPGRPGPDAVEGLRLNSAVAQVGSFSCSNEMLNQIQQMIEWTQLSNLFSVQSDCPHREKFGYGGDVIACSEAGMFNFDMARFYAKTIRDQADAVRPNGGMTETAPFVGIDADSAGYGNGVGPIGWGSVLPILQAQLYQYYGDRRLMQRHYALTKRWIEFLEQRAKDHIHTQCLGDHECLEPKSVPLTSTAFYYANVRSFARIARELGQIEDASRFELQAEGIRNAFNARFLKPDTGVYDSGTQACQSFALYWGLVPPEARAAVLGILADNITTKNKGHLATGIFGTKYMLNALTDLGRADLAYTMVNQKTFPGWGHMLQNGATTLWEHWEFSDNVFSHNHPMFGSVGEWFFKALAGINPDPAAVGFDRIIIRPQVVADLTWVKGTYDSVRGPIGCQWRIDRDTLLVDVTVPANTKATVYLPARELKAVSEAGQPLSQAVDVTVLPDAAEKSVVCKIGSGDYAFAVAGFARPGK, from the coding sequence GTGGCAATCTTGATCGTCTCTGCCGTTCTGGTGGGTTCGGCGTATGCCGAGGTAAGGCCAGAACGGCTCCGATGCGAGTATGCCGACAATCCGCTGGGCGTCGACGTGTGTCGGCCACGACTCAGTTGGGTCCTGAAATCGGACGAACGCGGGCAGGTTCAGACCGCCTACCAAGTCCTCGTGGCGTCGACCGAAGAGGTTCTCCAGTCCGACCAAGGCGATCTGTGGGACACGGGCAAGGTCGCCGCGAACGACACCCTGAACGTGGTCTACGCGGGCAAGCCGCTTCAGTCCGGCCAGCGTGTGTTCTGGAAGGTCCGGGCCTGGGACAGAGACGACAAGCCCTCCGCCTACAGCGGTTCCACCTGGTGGGAAGCCGCCCTGTTCGATGCCAAGGACTGGACCGGCACGTGGATCGCCCGTGGCGGTCCGGCCCCCGAGAAGCCCGAGGATTTTTACCAGGATGATCCCGCCCCGCTGTTTCGTAAGACCTTTCTGGTGGACAAGCCGGTCCGGACTGCCCGAGCCTATGTGACCGGGCTGGGCTACTACGAGCTCCACCTCAACGGCAGGAAAGTGGACGACCGCGTGCTGGACCCAGGATGGACCACCTACTCGAAGCGGGTCCTTTATTCCGTGTACGATGTGACCGAACAGCTCAAGCAGGGGCCGAACGCGGTCGGTATCATCGTCGGCAACGGCTGGTATAACCCCCTGCCCATGAAGATGTGGGCAACCTACAATCTCCGTGACTTCCTCACCATCGGACGCCCGCGAACGCTCCTCCAGCTCAACATCGACTTTGCCGACGGCTCGAGGCAGTCGGTCGTGACCGACGCCAGCTGGAAGGTCGGCGACAGTCCGATCCTGAGGAACAGCGTGTACCTGGGCGAAGTGTACGATGCCCGAAGAGAGACACCCGGCTGGGATCGACCCGACTGCGATGACCGCAGCTGGCCCTCGGCGATCGTAGCTCCCGAGCCGCTCGGCGGCCTCCACGTCCAGTCCCAACCCCCCATCCGTGTGACCCGCACACTCAAGCCGGTCAAGCTGACTGAGCCGAGGCCGGGCGTGTTCATCTTTGACATGGGCCAGAACTTCGCGGGCTGGGTCCGCCTGCGAGTCAAAGGCGAAGCCGGCGACCGGGTCGTCCTTCGATACGGCGAGCTTCTCTACCCGGATGGCACGCTCAACTTCATGACCTCCGTGGCCGGCCAGATCAAGACCGCCAAACCTCCGGCCACCACAGCCGGAGAATCATCACCCTCCACCAAGATTGTCAGCATGGGCGGTCCGGGAGCGCCCGACATCGCCTGGCAGCGCGAAACATACATTCTCAAGGGAGGCGCGGAGGAAGTCTATACGCCCCGATTCACCTTTCACGGCTTCCGCTACGTCGAGGTCACCGGATACCCGGGTCGACCCGGACCAGACGCCGTCGAGGGCCTGCGGCTTAACTCGGCCGTCGCCCAGGTCGGCTCCTTTTCCTGCTCCAACGAGATGCTCAACCAGATCCAGCAGATGATCGAGTGGACCCAGCTGAGCAACCTGTTCAGCGTGCAATCCGACTGCCCGCACCGCGAGAAGTTCGGCTACGGCGGCGACGTCATCGCATGCAGCGAAGCGGGCATGTTCAACTTCGACATGGCCCGCTTCTACGCCAAAACGATTCGCGACCAGGCGGACGCCGTTCGCCCGAACGGCGGCATGACGGAGACCGCCCCCTTCGTGGGAATCGATGCGGACAGCGCCGGCTACGGCAACGGGGTCGGCCCGATCGGCTGGGGCAGCGTGCTCCCCATCCTGCAAGCTCAGCTCTACCAGTACTACGGCGACCGGCGGCTGATGCAGAGACACTATGCCCTGACCAAGCGATGGATCGAGTTCCTGGAGCAGCGAGCCAAGGACCACATCCACACCCAGTGCCTCGGCGACCACGAGTGTCTGGAGCCTAAGAGTGTCCCTTTGACCAGTACCGCGTTCTACTACGCCAACGTGCGGTCCTTCGCCAGGATCGCTCGCGAGCTTGGGCAGATCGAGGACGCCTCCCGATTCGAACTCCAGGCCGAGGGCATCCGCAATGCATTCAATGCCCGCTTCCTGAAGCCGGACACCGGAGTCTACGACAGCGGCACCCAGGCATGCCAGTCGTTCGCCCTCTACTGGGGCCTGGTCCCGCCGGAAGCCCGGGCCGCAGTGCTCGGCATCCTGGCCGACAACATCACCACCAAGAACAAGGGCCATCTCGCCACGGGCATCTTCGGAACCAAGTACATGCTCAACGCCCTGACCGATCTGGGCCGAGCCGATCTGGCCTACACCATGGTGAACCAGAAGACCTTCCCCGGCTGGGGCCACATGCTGCAAAACGGGGCAACCACACTGTGGGAGCACTGGGAGTTCAGCGACAATGTGTTCTCCCACAACCATCCCATGTTCGGTTCGGTTGGCGAGTGGTTCTTCAAAGCCCTGGCGGGCATCAACCCGGACCCGGCCGCCGTCGGCTTCGATCGCATCATCATTCGCCCACAGGTGGTGGCCGATCTCACCTGGGTCAAGGGGACCTACGACTCGGTCCGCGGGCCGATCGGCTGCCAGTGGCGAATCGATCGAGACACCCTGCTGGTCGACGTGACCGTGCCCGCCAACACCAAGGCCACCGTCTACCTGCCTGCCCGCGAACTCAAGGCGGTGAGCGAAGCAGGGCAACCGCTGAGCCAGGCGGTTGACGTCACCGTCCTGCCCGATGCCGCCGAAAAGTCGGTGGTCTGCAAAATCGGATCGGGCGACTACGCGTTTGCGGTCGCGGGCTTCGCCAGACCAGGCAAGTAG
- a CDS encoding substrate-binding domain-containing protein has product MCAELPDVGPVALKVVRQLRRQVLSGQLNKGTPLPSVRGLAETTGVAVATASRALQQAEREGWARRHAGRRLEVAEGALELARQLLKQEMPPLVFALHSREVRMGIEVEVTGFTDGFAEVFPDSWVRHLYFDSRTTLDEVKKLLEKGKEMACEVGYVLVRMPTAVKRLFDAQGIPCVVRGYVEPEINLPCVYQDMVDVGRIAGRLLCRTGPVACLCCHELVGSEAFLIDGVKQAADELGAPSPAENEFYCHLPSEMTEYFWAISRLLSSANRPRSILAIRPEYAMATLQIASQMGIRVPQDLQVIGLRHSPLYRFASPEIASIGPASPVEHGRRCAELLAAYMGKRPSAAPRVIIQSTLIERGSILPVRSGM; this is encoded by the coding sequence GTGTGTGCTGAGCTTCCTGACGTTGGGCCGGTGGCGTTGAAAGTGGTTCGACAACTGCGTCGGCAGGTGCTTTCAGGGCAGTTGAACAAGGGAACGCCGCTTCCATCGGTGCGCGGGCTCGCGGAGACCACTGGCGTGGCCGTCGCCACGGCGAGTCGAGCATTGCAGCAAGCGGAGCGCGAGGGTTGGGCCCGGCGCCATGCGGGCCGTCGCCTGGAGGTGGCCGAGGGCGCCTTGGAGCTGGCCCGCCAACTACTCAAGCAGGAAATGCCGCCTCTGGTTTTTGCCCTGCACTCGCGGGAAGTACGCATGGGGATCGAGGTCGAGGTGACCGGCTTCACCGACGGCTTCGCGGAAGTGTTTCCCGACTCGTGGGTGCGGCATCTCTACTTCGATTCGCGAACCACGCTGGACGAAGTGAAGAAGCTGCTCGAAAAGGGCAAGGAGATGGCCTGCGAGGTCGGCTACGTACTCGTGCGCATGCCGACCGCGGTCAAGCGCCTTTTTGACGCCCAGGGCATCCCTTGTGTCGTCCGCGGGTATGTCGAACCGGAAATCAACCTTCCCTGCGTGTACCAGGACATGGTGGACGTGGGCCGAATCGCCGGCCGGCTCCTGTGCCGAACGGGTCCTGTCGCGTGCTTGTGCTGCCACGAGCTGGTCGGCTCGGAAGCTTTTCTGATCGACGGCGTGAAGCAAGCGGCGGATGAGCTGGGTGCGCCGAGCCCCGCCGAAAACGAGTTCTACTGTCATCTGCCTTCTGAGATGACGGAGTACTTCTGGGCAATCAGCCGGCTCTTGTCGAGCGCGAATCGTCCGCGCTCCATCCTCGCGATCCGGCCCGAGTATGCGATGGCAACCTTGCAGATCGCGAGCCAGATGGGCATTCGCGTTCCCCAGGATCTCCAGGTCATCGGCCTACGCCACAGTCCACTGTATCGATTCGCTTCGCCGGAGATTGCCTCGATCGGCCCCGCTTCGCCGGTGGAGCATGGCCGGCGATGCGCGGAACTGCTGGCGGCGTACATGGGCAAGCGTCCATCGGCTGCGCCGCGGGTGATTATCCAATCGACGCTGATCGAGCGAGGTTCGATTCTGCCCGTCAGAAGCGGAATGTAA
- a CDS encoding LamG domain-containing protein: MRQEREVHVMEIEKLFKVTSVLLLCVFLSAVSAKAQLLADWRFDEGTSGYVCTDPGCIIDSSGNNLNGYGVGSLPPSYVAGCVYDDNIAALHFTTGDDEVWIPDSPSLAFQAGTSFTVEAIIRSAATSFGTDRRGIVVKRNAAGDGGFWLRANGSGDKLNASVGDLTGRTTLDGKRDIIDQQWHHVAMVYDAVAHTLTLYVDHQVDGTTAAVHGDIITIDPPNTPVIVGGWYTTTAGQQWNGDIDMVRITVGALTPAEFVQFSAGACCQNDGTCANTLDSGCSGHWYGPGTTCDGTTCPILGACCQLDGTCSETTQAACNGHWSGPGTGCTGTTCLGACCGNDGTCSDTAANACAGSWGGYGTSCATTDCTGACCLPDGTCAQTTADACTGEWQGPGTTCATVSCTGACCADEGSCSETTQANCPTGWQGSGSHCTTGCPPTPIGYWTFNELPAGSSVGTTAGSVLDVSGHGLDGTSGGNPAPTYVTGASTYANDTALRFVSGTGGVSIPDSNALDFAAGMSVTIEAMVRSTSLTGNRYIVYKRAPSSSGSVRPGFWFRTIAKTVNGVAIQGLEGIIIGTGGNDRISGTINVADGLWHHVAMVYNATATPQPTLAVYVDYQLDGSIPCVCSGASCGVINNSVPMVIGTSGVGDTSGFWPGDIDFVRMTGQALAPAQFIRPQVVATGACCHSDGTCSVTTLEACDGQWNGANTTCETVTCPQPGACCLGDGTCVVTQESACAGTFFGPGTTCDQVDCTGACCQFDGTCADVGQAQCVGQWRGLGTSCDDQICVAQGQTIGYWKFSEATSGNAGTDPGSIIDSSGNGLGGAGVGSPTPSYLPGSPNYLTGPALNFTSGKDAISIPDHPLLDFNDGVSFTVEAVIRTTSTDGARYIVGKRGLASDLPATRPSFWLRTVPKTTDGVATATLGAYLYDVKGGHTSIVGNVSIADGLWHHVAMAYDAAGDKVTLYVDYQLDVTDICYRSDFSNSAPLYIGDTYPSSTSGSWSGDIDFVRIIMGAVGPDKFIQRQKNPDFDQNGMVDHTDLELLLGCVTGPAVGPPTSACEQADLDSDMDVDQLDFGLFQRCYGGPATENCMN, encoded by the coding sequence GTGAGGCAAGAAAGAGAGGTGCACGTCATGGAAATCGAGAAGCTGTTCAAAGTCACGTCGGTCCTGCTGCTGTGTGTCTTTTTGTCAGCGGTATCCGCCAAGGCGCAACTCCTGGCCGACTGGCGGTTTGATGAGGGCACGTCGGGCTATGTCTGCACCGATCCCGGCTGCATCATCGACAGCAGCGGGAACAACCTGAACGGCTACGGTGTGGGCTCGTTGCCTCCGTCGTACGTGGCCGGATGCGTCTACGATGACAACATCGCCGCGCTGCACTTCACCACCGGCGATGACGAGGTCTGGATCCCAGACAGTCCCTCTCTTGCCTTCCAGGCCGGAACGAGCTTCACCGTCGAGGCCATCATCCGATCGGCAGCGACCTCATTCGGTACCGACCGGCGAGGCATCGTGGTGAAGCGCAACGCGGCGGGCGACGGCGGATTCTGGCTTCGTGCCAACGGCAGCGGCGATAAACTCAACGCCTCCGTGGGCGACCTAACCGGCCGAACGACACTTGACGGCAAGCGCGATATCATCGACCAGCAATGGCATCATGTTGCTATGGTCTACGATGCCGTGGCCCATACCCTCACTCTCTACGTCGATCACCAGGTAGATGGAACCACCGCCGCCGTGCACGGGGACATCATCACCATCGATCCCCCCAACACGCCGGTCATCGTCGGCGGCTGGTACACCACTACGGCCGGCCAGCAGTGGAACGGCGACATCGATATGGTTCGGATCACCGTCGGCGCTCTGACCCCCGCCGAGTTCGTGCAATTCAGCGCGGGGGCCTGCTGCCAAAACGATGGGACTTGCGCCAACACACTGGACTCGGGGTGTTCGGGTCATTGGTACGGCCCGGGCACGACCTGCGATGGCACGACCTGCCCGATCCTCGGGGCCTGCTGCCAGCTCGATGGGACCTGCAGCGAGACGACGCAAGCGGCATGCAACGGACACTGGAGCGGCCCAGGAACGGGCTGTACCGGCACCACCTGCCTGGGTGCCTGCTGCGGAAACGATGGGACATGTAGCGACACCGCGGCCAATGCGTGTGCCGGCTCCTGGGGCGGCTACGGGACAAGCTGCGCGACCACGGATTGCACTGGAGCCTGTTGCCTGCCCGACGGCACATGCGCCCAAACGACGGCCGATGCCTGCACGGGTGAATGGCAAGGGCCCGGCACGACCTGCGCGACGGTAAGTTGCACCGGGGCCTGTTGCGCCGACGAAGGCTCATGCTCGGAGACAACCCAAGCGAACTGCCCAACCGGCTGGCAAGGCTCGGGTTCTCATTGCACCACGGGTTGTCCGCCGACACCGATCGGGTATTGGACCTTCAACGAACTGCCGGCCGGTAGCTCGGTGGGCACGACGGCCGGTTCCGTGCTCGACGTCAGCGGCCACGGCCTGGACGGAACATCCGGCGGAAACCCGGCACCCACGTATGTGACCGGCGCCTCGACGTACGCGAACGACACGGCCCTGCGGTTCGTGTCGGGTACGGGTGGCGTGTCCATTCCCGATTCGAACGCTCTCGACTTCGCGGCCGGGATGAGCGTCACCATCGAGGCGATGGTCCGGTCAACAAGTCTGACCGGCAACAGGTATATCGTCTACAAGCGAGCTCCCAGTTCCAGCGGAAGCGTTCGGCCAGGTTTCTGGTTCAGAACAATCGCGAAGACCGTCAACGGCGTCGCTATCCAGGGGCTCGAAGGCATCATCATCGGTACGGGCGGCAACGACCGAATCAGTGGTACGATCAATGTTGCCGACGGGCTCTGGCATCACGTTGCCATGGTGTACAACGCCACCGCGACGCCACAGCCGACTCTGGCCGTTTACGTTGACTATCAACTCGACGGCAGCATTCCCTGTGTTTGCAGCGGCGCGTCGTGCGGGGTCATCAACAATTCGGTTCCCATGGTCATCGGAACCTCGGGCGTGGGTGATACGTCCGGCTTCTGGCCGGGCGATATCGATTTCGTACGGATGACCGGGCAGGCGTTGGCTCCCGCTCAGTTCATCCGGCCGCAAGTTGTGGCCACAGGTGCCTGCTGCCACAGCGACGGAACGTGCAGCGTCACGACACTGGAGGCCTGCGACGGCCAGTGGAACGGCGCCAATACGACCTGCGAGACCGTCACGTGCCCGCAGCCCGGAGCATGCTGCCTCGGCGACGGAACCTGCGTGGTGACTCAAGAGTCGGCATGTGCCGGCACCTTCTTTGGCCCGGGCACGACGTGTGACCAGGTCGATTGCACCGGAGCATGCTGCCAATTCGACGGCACCTGCGCCGACGTCGGTCAGGCCCAATGCGTGGGCCAATGGCGAGGCTTGGGTACTTCGTGCGACGACCAGATCTGCGTCGCTCAGGGCCAGACCATCGGATACTGGAAGTTCAGCGAGGCCACATCCGGCAACGCCGGTACAGATCCCGGCTCGATCATCGACAGCTCGGGCAACGGCCTCGGCGGCGCCGGCGTCGGTAGTCCCACGCCTTCATACCTGCCCGGCTCCCCCAACTACCTGACCGGACCGGCACTGAACTTCACCAGCGGCAAGGATGCCATCTCGATCCCGGACCACCCCCTCCTGGACTTCAACGATGGCGTGAGTTTCACCGTCGAGGCGGTCATCCGCACCACCAGTACCGACGGAGCGCGATACATCGTCGGCAAGCGCGGACTCGCCAGCGATCTACCGGCAACGCGCCCGTCATTCTGGCTGCGCACCGTGCCCAAGACCACAGATGGCGTGGCCACCGCGACACTGGGAGCCTACCTCTACGACGTGAAGGGCGGCCACACGTCCATCGTCGGTAACGTCAGCATTGCCGACGGTTTGTGGCACCATGTGGCCATGGCCTACGACGCGGCGGGCGATAAGGTCACGCTCTACGTGGACTATCAGCTCGACGTTACCGACATCTGCTACCGTAGCGATTTCAGTAACTCGGCCCCGCTCTATATCGGGGACACCTATCCCTCCAGCACCTCCGGCTCATGGAGCGGGGACATCGATTTCGTCAGGATCATCATGGGTGCGGTCGGCCCGGACAAGTTCATTCAGCGCCAGAAGAACCCGGACTTTGACCAGAACGGCATGGTGGACCATACGGACTTGGAACTGCTGCTTGGCTGCGTCACCGGTCCGGCCGTCGGGCCGCCGACATCGGCCTGCGAACAGGCGGACCTGGACAGCGACATGGACGTCGACCAGCTTGACTTCGGCCTGTTCCAGCGGTGCTATGGTGGCCCTGCGACCGAGAACTGCATGAACTGA